TCTGCATGACGGAATAGCTTCAGAATGAATATTGATTGCCTGACAGGAGAAGTGGAGGTCACACAAATGTTATGCTTTCATAAACTTAGACATGTAATGTTGAGACTAAATATACGGATCAAATAAAGCTTAATGTTTTGACCTTTTATTTAATATGACATTTATGCAAAACACCAAACACATTTGTTAAAGATTCAAAGATTCAAAGAGTTATATCAAAAAAAATCTGTCTTCCCTTTTCAGCCATTTTGTTTGAATAAAAATgattaagaaaaagaaaacaacttttcTTCCTGCCGGCCCAGACTGAAGGAGCAGAGAGGCACGTTTCCTGAAGTGAGTGTCAGGCGGCCTGTAATGAGCTTTGCCTGCACCACCGCTGTAGAACCAATTAGCTTAAAAGGGGCCGCAGCAGACTGACTGTATGGGATAGATCATCGCCGCACTGAAGTGTGTGCgtatttaggtgtgtgtgtgtgtgttggggcggggtcacacatgtgtgtgcatgtgtggccGGGGGGTGCAGTGTTTTGTCAGCACAGATATATTATCCAGATTTATGCTGAgttgtcagacacacacacacaccctgcccccttttatttctctctctctggctctctgtcatcccctctctctctccctcgctgtctgtcatcccctctttctctctctttatcgctctctgtgtctgtcatccgccccctctctttctctctctctctctctctctctctctctctctctgtgtcatcCCCTCTctaggtctctctctccaacaACCCTCACACATGTCTCTGCAGTGGTTGTGTGGAATCAGAAAGCACAAGCTTGTTTCTGAAATAAATAAGCTGGTCTTTATTTGTTGACTTTCTGCCTGTCTGTATTTTCCCGACAACCGTTCATCCGATCGACTTCACACATGGGGGGTGTTCTGCCGAGGACCCTGTGGAGCTGTAATGTACATTGTGTAGTTGTTTGGATGAGTTGAGGCCAACTCATCAGCCCATTCCCAACGGGCACTGCACTAGTTAATGGAAAAAGAGAGGAGGTGATTaagtacaagaacacacacaaaaaagacatttagactgttgttcttgttcttacTACATCTCCATCAGCCCCACGCATCAGTGATGACcgacaatttaattaaatgagtaCAAGCAAAAACGCACAATTAGATGAAACTGATGTGTTGTGCAGCTGAATATTCCAtcaacagaaaaacaacaacacatgttttCCTCCTCTCACTTATTCAAACATTGAAGACGACATGATGAAAGTTTCATAACGCCGTGGGTGTAGAAGACGTATACGCTGTAAAGTCAAAAGAAAAAGTAGTCAGTATCTTCGATTAACAGCCCCAGGAGGCAGAGAGCAGCGCTAACTGCTCTTCGTATATCAGCTTCTCGCAGGGTTAAGCTGGGATACTCAAATATTATAAATGGGCAACCAGTCAGCTAAAGCAGCTGTGAAAAATATGACTAATCAGTTGTCCgactattaaaatatatatatttgttatcttGGGTTTGCTAAAGACCCATCAAAATcacataattatataataatataataccgGGTTGGTTCCTCTTTCTATGATGCCAACTTGAAAGTATTAGCTTTGAACATACTCACAGAGTTATCGTCGATTCCATCATAACTGCTATTGCTCGTCCCGCTGTATCGCTGGTTCTGCGTGTTGAATCACTTCAAACAGGCGGTTTCAATCAGAACTTAAAAGTCATGAAGCTATGAGGGATTAATTCGTAATGAAATATAACATTGACACCGTCTGTGCTATTCTTAATCAACGAAAAATCAAACTGACCAAAAGTACGGGTACTGACCAAAAGTAGTGACCAAAAGTACGGGGGTTTGTGAGATAGTTTCTGAGTAGTGTGTTTTTCAATACATTTGTATTCTGGGGGTGCCACTTCCTTTGACGGCGAGCGTTTTGTGTTTATACACTAGCTAGCCAGTTATCTCATTAGCTGTATTAAATTGTCCATTTATCATAATTAATTTCAAATCATTCTAAATTCACTCTTCCAGCCGTCTTATAAGATTCCcctatataatgtatttaatttggCGAAATAATGAACGGCTTTTCGTTTTTCTAGCATTGTCGTGAAGATGAGTATTAATGAATGTGTGCGTAAATGAAATACCATTAGTGCAGATTAACACATCGGCTATGTTAGTTTGAGGAATGTACTGAGAATGCATCTTCATCACATCGGAGGCCAAACTAAAACTGCCTCTGTGCAGCATATACAAAATCCCAGGCCAGTGTATCGTGATGATGCACTCATACAGACTTCCAAGACACTGCTGAAATGTTAAAATCTGTATATACGATTTGGGTGGAAAGCATGCAGATATATCAGACTTTTagaagttcaattcagtttattttgtacagcccattatcacaaaatacagaTTTGCCTtaaagggttttacaatctgttcacatgcgacatccctgtcccaggacctcacatcggatcaggaaaaactcccaagagatagaaaaaagcctttcacagagaaacaaaggaaagaaaccttctggagagcatcagaggaggatccctctccgggatggacagaagcaatagatgtcatgtgaccagaaggaatcattacagagttacaacacattcaatgagtatgacagagtgtatgaatagttggtagtaggcatggaccacgatccagacctccatgatccatcaggcagatggaggtagagaggaggagtgggcggagcatcagcagggccatggtatcagacccagccaggtccaatgaggTATTATGGAAACTGTTAAAAAACAGTGCAGCTCTAGGTAGGACCTATAGGATCCTCCAGTATGTGTGTGCTGCTGTGTGGCTTCTCCAGCTCACTGAGCGACATGCTAACACTGACATGATGCAGATATTTGCTCTACAATGACATCCTTATAACACCGCACACAATCCCTCAGACATTGAGGATTTACGGGACAGTCTCGGTCTCTCGGATGCACCAGCGCTGAACCTTCCCTCAAAATACCTCAAGTCCCGCTGTGCTGTGGTGTCACCTGCTGTTTCACGGATTTTAAATCTTGGAGAGGAGGCTGATTTAAGAGAAGGAGATGGGgaaaagtaaataataataaaataacgtTCGCCATGTTTAGGCAGTCGTGGGACTGTCGAGAGTTCAGActtgtttttctcctcctttaatCCACTGCCATAAAGCAGTTTGGAGGGAAGGGGGATTTGTCAATTGGTCCACTGGTAATTTGACCAGAAGCTTAGAAGAACCAGCGTGAGCATTGGCTGACTGCTTTGCCTTGCCCAATCAATTTAGTAAGCGGTATCATCATTGTATTGAATCATCACAAAGTCTCCATTTCCTTTTGGAAAAAGTAAAAGCTCACTTGAACTTTTCGAGGTGAACTCAGAAACgcatttcttttacatttatttcaatACTATTTAGGTTATTTAACATCTGAGCATGTAATGAGCTTGATGCATGTTCCCGCAGTGTTAGTTCTGCCTCGGTTCCATCCATTCATGTTTCTGGGTTCCTACAGATAATTGTTCCTTCATCCTATTGCCTTTGCCTCCGGCTCCCTTAAAGCTATGTACTCTATTAGAAATCCATGGAAACCCAACGACTGAGCTCTGATCAGCTTAACTTATAAAGTGGAGAGATTTGACAGAGAAGAACATCCTATTCCCAACTTACCAGACATACTGGGGATGTCCAAATCACAGACATGTCTGTGACCCGACtgctcacttgatttattaattcagtaaacatttgaaaacatgGCTTTATGGTCTCAACCGCTAGTATCGGGTCTTGTTCAAAACAGCATGATGATCATTTAATAAATGATTGCCCCAGTCAGAAAACAAGGCATGCTTTAGGCTAAAAAATGacgtagcccctcccatcagtgtctgaatgggtgaatgatgtcatgtaatgtagtCAGAAGACTATAAAAGCAccatacaagtacaggtccatttaccatagTGTTGTCTGGGTTTCTGTCTTAAAGCTTTGACCCTTTCAATGTGTGTTTTCCAGTTGTGAAAGTTAATTATAATACCATTGTAGCCTTGGGTACTTAGCTCCACTCCCTTGTTGCAGGCGTACACACACGATGcgcttcattgtgtgtgtacgcctgtgtttgtatggctAAGAGATACATCTACACAAATAGAAGTGgcattatatttctttattttttttacaacaaaacAACCACACTGGAATAAACATGATGTGACAAGGATATAAATCGGCTTTCTGAAACTGCAGTTGACAACACtctctgaaaaaaagaagaagaaagaaaagaaacacaagccGCAGtctgaggagaaggagacactttgttttgcacttgtcaaTGTTTTCCAGATTTCCTCAAGTATAATACCTGTCCAACAAGTGCCTACATGAAATAGAGAGCCAGGTCTGGGAGACAGTTGTGCTGATGAGTAGGAGAAAGTTGCTTGTGTATAGCACTGCACAGTCAGATGTATTTATGAATCCAGCTGGGAGTCGATCCATCTATCGAATACAAATGAATCCAGGCTCCCCGATCGTAAAACATATGGTACAGGCACTTTTGATAATGTTAGTCCTCCCCTACCTTCCTCAGTATTGTGGTCTATTTggctcccccaaaaaaactacagCATTAGTTGTTTCAGTGAAATAAATATGTTAATACGTCTAAACgaatacaaaaatgtaagtgacgaaaaaaaagtaatatattcTCTTAAAAATGGGAAAAATAAGAGACGCCAAGTCCTGATGCGTCATAACAGTCGACAGTACAAATGTGCTTCTACCCAACAGTGCTAAATAATGAATCACAACAATCATAAATTGGAGGAGTGTGgctgattatttatttgtatcttagGTAACACACCTGATATATAAGCGGCGGTTTCATGCCGTGTCCAAATATTCAGGCACAGTCCACTTCTGATTTTGAAAGCTGATTTTGTATTAGAGAGATGCCACCAAAAAAGTCTGTACAAAGAAAAAGGACTTCAGCAGCAGGTAAACTGTAGTGCTgttaaaaaaaggaattaaGTAAACGTGTGACATGTGATTTCTGTACGTACAGGGAAATCCAAAAGCATCTACCAGAAGTATGTTGGCCATTCAGAAGACTGGATGCTGAAGGGTTTTTTACAGTCTTAACCAATAGTATGTCTTTATTCATCAATCAGTGCAATTAGTAAACATTGAtacgtgtgtttttttgttttccttgcaTTGGACGAACACAAAAACGCTCTCTGGTAAAAATGTTCTTTGAccgaagagaaaaaaaataagaaaacagaATCTAACTTCTTGAAAACAGAAACGTGCCTTCAACAAAAAACATCCCTTGAAGCTGAAATGTAAGTACGTGAAAATGAGCTCATTAAAAGTGGCATGCGTCTcatataagtgtgtgtttgcgtgagcatgtgtgtgtgtgggttgtgtgtgtgtgtgtgtgtatgtatgtatgtgcttCTAATTGAAGAGATACCATGAAGGATGTGCGTCAGCCACATGCCTGTTATCAGACATTAGCACTAATGAGATTGTACCCATCACAGACTCATTGGGACCCTTTCCAATCTTTCCcaccccccacatacacacacacacacacacacatacatacacacacacacaaacacatacacacacgtatacacatacacacctatcTAGCTCCGGCCTCTACAAACCACTGTCCATGCTGAAggtcaaaaaagaagaagaaaatattgGAGGATGAATAAACAGTCTGGCAAAGCCACCAAAAGACAAAGCCCACTCATCACTGCAAATAACATCTAGTTGGGCGAGGAGAAACATTTTAAGAGATGGTTCTGCTCTGTAGGCATTAATTAAATCACAGGCTGAAAAATGGATCCAGTGGACCACGTCTTTTAAACTACCATAACTGTATGGGAAAAATGAACACACATTAGCAAATTAGCTACTTTGAGTCTATATTTGTCAGCAACATGGTTCTATAGATGGCTTCATCGGTTTGTGAATGCGAAGTGATGTCTTCGAAGAGTGAAACCACGACAGCAATGACCTATAACTATACCAACATATGAAAGAAGATGATGGAAGGTCATTATCAAACCTTGCTGACAAAGTCTcgattaaaacaaaatatattacaCAACCTATATAGAAGAAAATGCTTCGGTCCATCAAGTGGGGGCTCTGGTAAAAGTAACTGACAGTGTTGACGGGCGGGCAACTGGTGAGGGATCATGTTGTTGTCACAGCGCCACACAGTAAAATTGGCTGAGTAAATTTTACTCAAATTGAATAATATTTTACTctaaaaaagacaacatttggTCCCAGTCCAAAGAGAGTAAAAGTTACTCTTATGACAGAGTTAAACTTTCAGAGTTAAATTTACTCTATTTAGTGCaagaattttactctacctgatgataattcactccatttagtataaaataaaaacaactctaccctagttttactctgtttagtgcaagaattttactctacctgataattcactccattttgcataaaataaaaacaactctaccctagttttactctatttagtgcaagaattttactctacctgatgataattcaccccatttagcataaaataaaaactatacCACCCTAATTTTACTCTATTTAGTGCaagaattttactctacctgatgataattcaccccatttagcataaaataaaaactctaCCACCCTAATTTTACTCTATTTAGTGCAAGAATTAGAGtctacctgatgataattcaccccatttagcataaaataaaaacaactctaccctagttttactctgtaTAGAACTGAATTTTACTCAATACAGAAATCAAAATTATAAATGGTACATCATTTTACTCCAAATAGAATTTATTATGAAGTGAATGTTACTCTAAAGAGTTTAACTTTATTATGAATATAATTTTACTCGCTATATAACTTTACACTCAGTCATACACTGCAAAGTTTTTAAAAGGTGAAATAAATAGATCAGAACCCAATACCTTAACTGACACCTTTACTTTATTAAGTGTTCACAGGAAACAGTATGGCACAATATACAAACTGGAGTCATTATGACTGCAAGACACCTGTAAATCGAATGCTTTGTGACAGAAAAGATTGTTGACAAACACAATATGAGGTCCGTCTGTTGTGTACAAAActtgaaatgcattaaaatgctCGTTCAGACACACTGTTTGTAGTGCAAACGTAACAAAAAACAATGTCTCATCCTTCACAACAACATGGTGGATCTTATGAAAAACTGGCATGTCACAATGAATTTTAACACATAGAACTAAATCTGCACGGTACATATTTCCGTGGTGCTTGGCCCATCTTACTTTGAAAACCTCAGCATCAATGGGTAGCTGGAGAGTCTGCTACCTCACAGCCCAAGTCCAATGCATTTAAAGGTAGCATTTTACCTGGTCCAGTGATCAGTCTTTTGGGGTCAAATGTAAGCAATGTGACTTGTGTTTTTTGGCCAATGTTTTGGTCACATTTTTAAAACTcttcaattgttttttaaagaaattgtgCTTTGCTTCGTAGCGCATGCACCAGCTATGCAAAACTGGTCCAGTCTTAAGTATACATGTAGGGTAATGAACCATGAAATGATGCTTTGGTAGCAGCTTCCTGTGTGGAAACAAATGCTTGAATAACCTATGGTGTTCAGCGATCAAGTGTTTCAAGAAAATAGTTATACCCTTTGACAATACAGgagaaaatacaatatttacaatTTGCAGCAACAACAGTAGCAAATACCAGTGCTGATCATTTGGACAAACCAAATCTCCAAAGATGAGTGGTAGATTGCAGTAGACACCAGGACTGGATGGCATTTAACCCTAGGTTATTCGAGTCCTCGACTAACTTCAATGTAGggggtttgttgttttgttccaTGTAGCCATAGTTAAAGCTCTTAATTCTCCTGTCTACTTCCTTTGATGTTGTGTATTGGTCTATTACATGTAATATTATCAGTTTCATTTCAAATTGTGCCACTCCCTCCAAGATATCATGCATAATATCAACAGAGAAATGTTCACATGTGTTGAAGTACTGCAATGAATTCAGAAGACAAGACTGTTTAACACCCATCACATAGGGAAGTCTGGGATTTGTTTCCATTTGTTGGCAGTGTTCTGCATGAAGTGCTTGAGTTCGCATAGTTATCTTGGGTGAATCCTCAGTAAACTCTGTTTGAAAGTCCTCTTTGTCAGCAAGACAAAAGCGGCAACAATATCTGGCAACAAATGATtgtacaaaaccaaacaaacagtgAAGGCCAAGGTTGTCACCAGTAACTTGGACAATAGTTCCATATACCAGGTCATCATACAGGGGAACCCTAATTCCATCCTTCTCCAGTATTTTAATATCCTGCACAATTGGATCAAGTATTTTAGAGAAGCCATACGTTTTAATGTCTTGGGCATGAAATAAAGAGACCAAATGAATATTATGGAGAGCAGAGTTGTACTTGGGAGAAAAATTCCGCAATGTGAAATATATTGCTCCTAATTTATGTATTCCCCGTTTTGACCCCAGAGGATTAGCAGTCTCGAAATCATCATAGAAAAGTTGAATCTGAATAGCATGTTTCTGCTTTGAAAATAGAGCATGGCTCTTGAAAAGATCTCCATCACACAAGTCTTTAAGCAGATTGTCTCCTGAATTGGACTCAGTCTGCATCATCTCCTTTACATTGGGGTGATTGTAAATAAACTGTAAAGTTTTCAAAATTGGGATGTAAACAAATTTATCAGTAACAACAACCTGATCGTAGGCTCCTGTAGTTCGATTGCGCAGGGTTTCAAATCTTGAACCAAGAACATGTTCAACTGGGTCTACCTGCCCCAATTTCTTTGCAAAATAGTGTGTTCTTTTACTTCCAGAATTGAATGCATTAAAAGgattttccattttttcaaaACACTGATCGATTTTGCCCTCGATGTCACTTTTGACTGGTTCTTGTAAAGACAGACTACTCTTCACAGATTCTTTTGCTTGATTATGAATATCATTAACTATCTCTTCCATGGAAATGACCAAAGAGTGGATCGTTGATTCACCTACACCTGCCACTTTCAGCTCAGCTATTGTTGCAGCACAACTGTGCACAAGAGATTTCTGTAGCAGGACTGAATCAGAAGGAGGAATTACAGATGGCAAATCATAACAAACACTTCCTACTGAATCTTCAGCTGTAGATGGGCCTTCACCAGGATCAGAACAAGTTTCATGTGCTTTATTGAGATGCTTTCTGAACCCAGAAAAAGTGCCATAAACTTGAGCACAACCAGCCTGACCACATTTAAGGCGAAGTGTCTTGCCAGAGCAAAGACCGTGGATCACTTTCAAATGCTTTGTCAGGGAATTAGCATTTGTCTGGGAGCTCTTACAAATGAAACACAACATTTCTGAATACCTGAATTCCGTAATGGAGccctcaaagaaaagaaaatcgaATCAACGCAGCAACCGAGCCCTCAACTCTGCAACTCTAGGATTCACCTTGGTTGTATCAATATCGATATCATAAATGGTTGTCTGAATGAAGTTGTACACATTGACGAGATCGTGGTTGTACGAAGTGCCAAAGACAAAGTGAGCTTTGAAAAGCTCATCAAAACAAGCAAGAGAGCCAGATGACTTACAAGATATTGCATGTTTGTCAATGACAATGAAGTACTTGTGAATCACAGTCCTCTGAGTTCCCACAGCAAGCAGGTATGGTTGAAGGCTGTCTGCGATTCCATCGAGATGCCCCTGGATGCTGGTCCCTGTCTGTGACAGAAGAAAAGTTTgagaaaacatctttaaaaaagaaaaagaaacaaaaaaaaaagacatgtgGTGTGATATAGCTAGTGATGTTTCCTGTATGGCAGCCTTACCTTGATGAACTTCACAAGATTCTCACTGGCTTGTCTGGCGGAGAGCTTTCCTGGTCTCTTCGGCCTTGAGGTGACGGGCAGCAGGTGCACAAGGATCAAAATGGACGACATGTCACCGTCCCATCCTGaaagaataaagtaataattaaTAACAAAGACTTCCAGGATTACTTTAATACAAAAATCTAAACACTACTTTATGTACCAAAAAGTCAGCACAAAGAGTGTTGCACTTCTCATGCTCCAATTTACAATAAATGGACTTTATGCACAGCTCCACTACTTCCTGAACTTGAGCCAGCTCCTTTATTTCCTGTCTTACATTGTTGGACCAACTGATTAATCCAGCTGCATCAAGTGCTTTTTCTCCTAAAAACATTCAATCTTATCACAactaaaacagaaaaacaacaatataatcCATTTATTTTGCCTCACCACTTTCCACTTCTGTTGTGGATTCAGCATTCTGGACGAGGTACTGCAGATCATCCGACTGTGTGAGACCACGGCTTTGTTCAAGGACTTTTTTCTTGTAAATTGTGGGCCACTTCTCCAGGAACTTTGCAGAGATGGAATCATCAAACATCAAAATAAAATCTTGCTCAATCTGCAGAATAGATGAAATCATGTTGTTAAATCTCCTTAGCTCATACAATTTTAAGTCACTTTTTTCTAAAATACAAGTCAACAAGTTAAAATACAAGTTACAATGAAgtaagttgaacatactaatccTTGTATGTCCAGGAATCTTGGGAAGGCCAGAAAGACATCAGAGGACTTCACTGGATCATGAATGATCTTTTGGCGATAGTTGAAGGTCTGCTTCATCTTCGTCATAACAATCCCTTCATCAGCTGTATGCTTCATCAGTGCAATGGCCTCAGAAAACAAGCTGTCTGTCATTAGGGGATTGTCCTCCCTCAAGTCTCTTTCAGCTGATGGGCCCCCTGTAACAGTGGATATGGATATGACTGTCCTAGGATTTAATAAACAACACTTGGGAACTCTGCCATGATTCTCATGTATGCAGTTTGGTTACaggtaacaacaacacataccCATTTGTGTTCTTAAGAGTCTCATGGCCTTCTTTTGTCCACCAGAAGCTTCCTTTTGGACAAACTTCAATCTCCAAGCCAGATACCCACTCCCATCTTCTGCATTGTAAAAATGCTCCTAAAAAGGTATTATTCAGAGTGAAATGAATTGTGATTTTGAACATGTTTGAATTAGCAGGATAAAATATGTTCACACTTAAATCTAAAAAATGCAGCAGCTGAGCTGAACTTGCTCAAGACTGGACTGCTAAACTCAAAAGGGTTTTAAATTATCAGTTAAGGAAAAATGGCAGAGATGGTGGACGTGCATGAATGTTAACAGCTTTAGTATTCCTCAAACCATAGCCAAGcagttaattttatttttttatctagcTTTCCATCATGCCTGAAAACTGTTGAGTTTAGAAGTGAAGAGTAAATAGGTAGGACTAATTGTTTTCTGTACTTACATAACCAAACTTGCTCCTTGGATCAGCCAGGTATGGGAACAAGTTGATGATCCCTTTCGTAGTCCTCTTTGACGCGCCTTGAAGGACTTGTcctacacataaacacacacaaacatactatGAGCACTGTTGAAAGTATTGGAGTGTAAATGACACCTTCAGCAAACTAGGCATGGGTGGTGCATACAAAACAGTtgtgaattaaataatatttcagCATACCCATGTTCACTTGTTATTTGTGCAACCAATATCTTGACCATGTCACGCCGCCTGCTATCCGTGAGACTTTTTGTCCGAGCATACTCATTGATGATCCTCTCTCCGCCAGGTTTGTTCTTTAGAACATCTTCAATCATCTaggt
The window above is part of the Pseudoliparis swirei isolate HS2019 ecotype Mariana Trench chromosome 15, NWPU_hadal_v1, whole genome shotgun sequence genome. Proteins encoded here:
- the LOC130205674 gene encoding uncharacterized protein LOC130205674 produces the protein MLCFICKSSQTNANSLTKHLKVIHGLCSGKTLRLKCGQAGCAQVYGTFSGFRKHLNKAHETCSDPGEGPSTAEDSVGSVCYDLPSVIPPSDSVLLQKSLVHSCAATIAELKVAGVGESTIHSLVISMEEIVNDIHNQAKESVKSSLSLQEPVKSDIEGKIDQCFEKMENPFNAFNSGSKRTHYFAKKLGQVDPVEHVLGSRFETLRNRTTGAYDQVVVTDKFVYIPILKTLQFIYNHPNVKEMMQTESNSGDNLLKDLCDGDLFKSHALFSKQKHAIQIQLFYDDFETANPLGSKRGIHKLGAIYFTLRNFSPKYNSALHNIHLVSLFHAQDIKTYGFSKILDPIVQDIKILEKDGIRVPLYDDLVYGTIVQVTGDNLGLHCLFGFVQSFVARYCCRFCLADKEDFQTEFTEDSPKITMRTQALHAEHCQQMETNPRLPYVMGVKQSCLLNSLQYFNTCEHFSVDIMHDILEGVAQFEMKLIILHVIDQYTTSKEVDRRIKSFNYGYMEQNNKPPTLKLVEDSNNLGLNAIQSWCLLQSTTHLWRFGLSK